A single Cucumis melo cultivar AY chromosome 4, USDA_Cmelo_AY_1.0, whole genome shotgun sequence DNA region contains:
- the LOC103503639 gene encoding oligopeptide transporter 2 — MASLEIELEQDSTTTQKPIPDDEISPIEQVRLTVSNEDDPSIPVWTFRMWFLGLLSCMILSFLNTFFGYRTEPLVISMISVQVATLPIGRFMANVLPTTTFRIPGFGDRNFSLNPGPFNIKEHVLISIFANAGSAFGNGAAYAIGIVDIVMAFYHRKISFLAGWILVITTQVMGYGWAGILRKYVVDPAEMWWPSSLVQVSLFRAMHEKDESRMSRGKFFLITLICSFSWYVFPGYLFPTLSTISWVCWIYPRSVTAQQLGSGMRGLGLGSFSLDWSVIASYLYSPLISPFFATVNVAVGYIVIMYIMLPIAYWKTNVYNAQNFPIFSSHLYDAKGQIYNVSAIVNDKFEIDMGAYEKQGRINLSVFFSLSYGIGFAAIISTLSHVALFNGKEIYQQFRASYSGKEDIHTKLMKKYKDIPSWWFHLLLLLSIILSLALCIFMKDEIQMPWWGLIFAAFLALTFTLPISIITATTNQSPGLNIITEYLMGIILPGRPIANVCFKTYGYISMTQAVSFLNDFKLGHYMKIPPISMFIVQCIGTLIAGTVNIAVAWWLLTSIENICQDQLLPPNSPWTCPGDRVFFDASVIWGLVGPKRIFGSLGNYAALNWFFVGGAIGPLLVWLLQKAFPNHKWISLINLPVLLGSTAIMPPATAVNFNCWIIVGTIFNFFVFRYRKEWWQRYNYVLSAALDAGLAFMGVLLYFTLTMEDKGLTWWGSDGEHCDLANCPTAKGIVVDGCPVF; from the exons ATGGCTTCACTCGAAATAGAGTTAGAACAAGACAGTACTACTACTCAGAAACCCATCCCCGACGACGAAATTTCTCCAATCGAACAAGTTCGTCTCACCGTTTCCAATGAAGATGATCCTTCCATTCCCGTCTGGACCTTCCGAATGTGGTTTCTAGGTTTACTTTCCTGTATGATCCTTTCCTTTCTCAACACCTTCTTCGGTTACCGTACAGAGCCGCTCGTCATTTCAATGATCTCTGTTCAAGTCGCCACACTCCCGATCGGACGGTTCATGGCCAATGTTCTTCCTACGACGACGTTTCGGATCCCTGGATTTGGAGATAGAAATTTCTCGCTTAATCCAGGGCCGTTTAATATTAAAGAACATGTGTTGATTTCGATTTTTGCTAATGCTGGTTCTGCTTTTGGTAATGGAGCTGCTTATGCAATTGGAATTGTGGATATTGTTATGGCGTTTTATCATCGGAAAATCTCGTTCTTAGCTGGTTGGATTCTTGTTATTACGACGCAG GTTATGGGATATGGTTGGGCGGGTATATTGAGGAAATACGTTGTGGATCCTGCGGAAATGTGGTGGCCGAGTAGTCTAGTGCAGGTCTCTTTGTTCAG AGCGATGCATGAAAAAGATGAAAGTCGAATGTCAAGAGGGAAATTTTTCTTGATAACCTTAATATGTAGCTTCTCATGGTACGTATTTCCTGGCTATCTATTCCCAACTCTATCGACCATTTCATGGGTTTGTTGGATTTATCCACGGTCAGTCACAGCCCAGCAACTCGGGTCGGGGATGCGAGGCCTCGGACTCGGTTCCTTCTCTCTCGACTGGTCCGTCATCGCGTCCTATCTCTACAGCCCTCTTATCAGCCCCTTCTTCGCCACTGTCAATGTTGCTGTTGGCTACATTGTTATTATGTACATTATGCTACCAATTGCTTACTGGAAAACCAATGTGTACAATGCCCAAAACTTCCCTATCTTCTCCTCTCATCTTTATGATGCAAAAGGTCAGATTTATAATGTTTCCGCCATTGTTAATGACAAGTTTGAGATTGATATGGGTGCATATGAGAAGCAAGGGAGGATCAATCTCAGTGTGTTCTTTTCACTCTCTTATGGAATTGGTTTTGCGGctatcatttctacactctctcATGTTGCGCTCTTCAACGGAAA GGAAATATATCAACAGTTCCGAGCTTCTTACAGCGGCAAAGAAGATATTCATACAAAATTAATGAAGAAGTACAAGGATATACCCAGTTGGTGGTTCCATTTGCTTCTTCTTTTATCTATTATTTTGTCTCTTGCTTTGTGCATTTTCATGAAAGATGAGATTCAAATGCCATGGTGGGGACTCATATTTGCTGCTTTTCTTGCTTTGACTTTTACCCTTCCAATCAGCATCATTACTGCCACTACAAATCag TCCCCAGGTCTCAACATTATAACAGAGTACTTGATGGGTATTATATTGCCAGGAAGACCAATAGCCAATGTGTGCTTCAAGACCTATGGATATATAAGCATGACTCAGGCAGTCTCATTTCTCAATGATTTCAAGCTTGGTCATTACATGAAGATACCCCCAATTTCCATGTTCATTGTTCAG TGCATAGGAACACTCATAGCTGGAACAGTAAATATCGCAGTTGCCTGGTGGCTACTAACCTCCATAGAAAACATTTGTCAAGACCAACTCCTTCCTCCCAACAGCCCGTGGACCTGCCCGGGTGATCGAGTTTTCTTCGACGCTTCCGTAATTTGGGGTCTCGTCGGCCCTAAACGAATCTTCGGTTCTCTCGGTAACTACGCCGCCCTCAACTGGTTCTTCGTCGGCGGTGCGATTGGCCCTCTCTTAGTTTGGCTTCTTCAAAAGGCTTTCCCTAATCACAAATGGATTTCTCTCATTAACCTCCCTGTCCTCCTCGGCTCCACCGCCATCATGCCGCCGGCTACCGCCGTCAATTTCAATTGCTGGATTATCGTTGGCACAATCTTCAATTTCTTCGTTTTCAGGTACCGGAAAGAGTGGTGGCAGAGATATAACTATGTTTTGTCGGCGGCGTTGGATGCTGGATTGGCTTTCATGGGAGTGCTTCTGTATTTTACTTTGACTATGGAAGATAAAGGCTTGACGTGGTGGGGATCCGATGGTGAACATTGTGATTTGGCTAATTGTCCCACCGCTAAAGGTATTGTTGTTGATGGTTGCCCTGTTTTCTGA